The Blastococcus sp. HT6-4 genome window below encodes:
- a CDS encoding metal ABC transporter solute-binding protein, Zn/Mn family, with amino-acid sequence MRRRPRSAALALAGAVTLVLAACGGGDAGGPTTSAGDADACPGEVVDVVVSVGQWGDVVETLGGDCASVTTVISSTAVDPHDFEPTTGDIAAFQEAELVVLNGADYDHWAEDAATGVDAAPVVLDLAEVVGLGEAEHAGEAEHAEEAEHAEEEAEHAGEGEHAEEEGHGHGGVNPHIWYSPEYVQQAAEAVTAELSELSPDAADYFAERAAAWEEELAPYLAEIESLRTTAEGRTYAATESVFEYMAEAIGLTDVTPEGYRESASNEGEPAPGDLAAFEAALSAGEVDVLIYNTQTEGGVPEQLRAAAEDGGIPVVEVTESAPDGASSFIDWQLSQLRALSDALRA; translated from the coding sequence ATGCGCCGCCGCCCCCGTTCCGCCGCCCTGGCCCTCGCCGGGGCCGTCACCCTCGTCCTCGCCGCCTGCGGAGGCGGCGACGCGGGCGGTCCGACGACCAGTGCGGGCGACGCCGACGCCTGCCCGGGCGAGGTCGTCGACGTGGTGGTCTCGGTGGGGCAGTGGGGCGACGTGGTGGAGACCCTCGGCGGTGACTGCGCCTCGGTGACCACCGTGATCAGCTCGACCGCCGTCGACCCGCACGACTTCGAGCCGACCACCGGCGACATCGCGGCCTTCCAGGAGGCCGAGCTGGTCGTCCTCAACGGCGCCGACTACGACCACTGGGCCGAGGACGCCGCGACGGGCGTGGATGCTGCGCCGGTGGTGCTCGACCTCGCGGAGGTCGTGGGCCTCGGGGAGGCCGAGCACGCCGGGGAGGCCGAGCACGCCGAGGAGGCCGAGCACGCGGAGGAGGAAGCCGAGCACGCCGGGGAGGGCGAGCACGCGGAGGAGGAGGGGCACGGCCACGGCGGGGTCAACCCGCACATCTGGTATTCGCCGGAGTACGTGCAGCAGGCCGCCGAGGCGGTCACCGCCGAGCTGAGCGAGCTCTCGCCGGATGCGGCGGACTACTTCGCTGAGCGGGCCGCCGCCTGGGAGGAGGAGCTCGCTCCCTACCTCGCCGAGATCGAGTCGCTCCGGACCACCGCCGAGGGGCGTACGTACGCGGCGACCGAGTCGGTGTTCGAGTACATGGCCGAGGCGATCGGGCTGACCGATGTCACCCCGGAGGGATACCGGGAGTCCGCCAGCAACGAGGGGGAGCCGGCTCCCGGTGATCTGGCCGCGTTCGAGGCCGCGCTGTCGGCCGGCGAGGTCGACGTGCTGATCTACAACACGCAGACCGAGGGCGGGGTGCCCGAGCAGTTGCGTGCCGCCGCCGAGGACGGTGGAATTCCGGTCGTCGAGGTCACCGAGTCGGCGCCCGACGGCGCGTCCTCGTTCATCGACTGGCAGTTGAGCCAGCTGCGCGCGCTGTCCGACGCCCTGCGGGCCTGA